Genomic DNA from Leptospira venezuelensis:
GGATCCCAATAAACAAACAAGAAGAAATGGAAACTAAACTTAGTTTTGTAGCGGAGAAGGTTCCGCCCCAGATCAAAGTGCAAAAGATTAAGGCGGCCTCGTTTTTATATCTGTTCATTTATTGAGCCGGAGCTTTTTTCCTTAAAACTATATCCACTGCTCTCCAGGATCTCCAAGTTGTCCCCTCCCAGTTGGCAGTTTCGTATCCTTCTTTTTCAACTTTTAACTTAATACCACGAATACCCGGGAAGGATTGAAAGAACATTCCATCTTCTTTACGTGAAGTTCGAACTTCTCCATGATAAAAAAGAAGCTTATCGTATTTGATATTAGCTGCCACCGGATTTCCATGCTCATCTTTGATCTTGAAGTATAGTTTACTTCCGTCCGCGATTTCTTCCAAAAGCATTGTCCAAGCAGGTCGCAAAGATTCTATAATTTTAGGGACATCTGAATAAGGTGGATTCAAATGGGAAGATTCGATTAAATAAGCAAGAGTTCCGTATTTAAAGAAATAATAATCTTGGTCTACTCCATCCACTCCATAGATATTTTTTTTAGCGCTAAAAGTATGATTCGGATTTTTACTTTCTACGGATGAAGCGATTCTTTTTCCCAAACTCCAAACCAGATCGGGTTCCGGGTTAGAAGTTCCGTCTATTGTGTATGGAACTAAAATACAATTTGCGAATGCATGATAACTAATAGAAGCGGCAAACCTCTCCTTCTCCGCTAAATTCATCATCGCTTGTGTCTCAGGCTCAGAGCCTGCATAAGGACCCCTGAAAAATACACTGTTGGATACGGAAGAAGTTTGGTTCGATTTTGTTTTTCCCCAAAAGAAAGGATAGTTCCGATTAATATCCACTCCCGGATTATCTTTTTCATTAGCCTGCCCCCAACCAGGATATCCGTTTTTTCTGCCCATGGATATATTCTCATGCCAAAACACACGAGAACCATCTGGATTTACGATTGGGACCACCCAGATTTTTAACTTCGCAAGAATTTCAGAATACTTTTTTTTATGAGCTAAAAGTTCATAAATCACATCATAACAATGTTCTACGGAAACAACCTCGTTAGAATGATGAGCACAATTGAATAAAACTGATATTTTGTCTTCATCCGGAATATTCGTATCAGTGAGTAAGATCGCAGGGATTTCTCGACCCCTCGCCGACTTTCCGATTATTTTATACTGGGAATGTTTTGGGAAAAGTTTGTGTACCCAAAACAGATAATGAGAATTTAATATATTATCCTTGTAACCCTTCTTTATATCCGCTAAAGCAAAAATGGATTCTGATAATGAATCCTGATAATTTCCAGAATAATATTTAAAAGGCATTCCCTTTGCGATATTGATACCTTCTTTAGGGAAACCATAACTTTTTAGTTTTTCCCTTTGGATCACTGCATAACTATGATCCTTCTCTATAAAAGTATAAGGGACTTCCCAAGAAGTGATCTTTTCAAATTCTTCTCTCGCTTTTTTATCTATTTTGAGAAGGACAGAAATAGATCCGTCGTTTAATGGTCTAGAAGGAATGGTTTCCCTAAGTATAGAACAGGAAACTGCAGAATAATAAAAGTAAAAGCCGAGTAGAAAGACTCGAAAGAAGCCCGTCACAGTTTAAATTTCGGAAAGCGAATCGGAAAGAAAAGAAAGAATTCAGTTATGAAAAGGAATATTTATAACTTACTAAGAAAGGAAGTATCTGAGTCGGGAGAAGGTAAACCACCTTCCCCGAATCAAACATGATTATTGGATTATTTTTTCTGCCAGAATTGGGAACGACCGATCAAGGAGAATCCTATATAACCTCGGACTTCTAATTTCTTTCCACCCTCAGTTGCTTTCAGGCTACATTTGTACCAAGTTCCATCGTTTGGATCTAAGATACGTCCGCCGGTCCATTTGTCTCCGTCGGCTCCCAGTCCTTTGATAATGACCATTCCTAAGATTGGCTTATCTTTTTCAGGTCCATCGCACTCAGTACAACGCGAAGGTTTTCCATCTTTATCGTTTGGCTCGATCAGGCTCAGGATTTTTCCGAAAATTTTCCCGTCCTTCTCATAAATCTCGACAGTAGATTCTTCTTTGGTTCCTGCATCGTTGAATGTTCTCCATACTCCTGTAACTGGAGCCGGATCTGCGGAAAGGCTGAATGCTCCCACAAAGAATAATGCGAATAAGAAAATTGCGCCCGTCCTCTTCATCAAATCACCTCATTAAAATAGAAATAAAACGGGGAGAATCCTCCCCGCCACTTGGAATTTTATTTTTTAAGCCAAGTTTGAGTTCTACCGATCAAAGAAAAACCGATGAACCCTCTAACGTTCAATTTAGCACCACCTTCAGTGGCTTTTAGTTTGCATTTATATGTTTTACCGTTGTTCGGATCCATGATGGTTCCGCCGGTATATTCATCGTCGTCTAAGCTAAGACCTTTGATGATAACAAGACCAATAACCGGTTTGTCTTTATCAGCACCTTCACATTTGGTGCAAACTTTCGGCTTACCGTCTTTATCCAAAGGATCTCTTAAGCTAGCGATCTTTCCGTAAATTTTGCCACCTTGTTCGTAAAGCTCAACTACGGACTTTTCTTTACCATCTTCGTCATCAATGGTTTTCCATTTTCCGACTACTGGAAGCGCGTCAGCAAATACAGATTCGCCAACTAAAAACGCCGCCAAAACGGCAAACAAAACGAGTGATTTTTTCATTTTTGATGAACCCCTTAACGTTTCTATTGAAATCGGTTATATTTAGTCTTCTTTTGAACCTAGCAAGCAAACTATTCTTTGAACCATTTTTTTTGCTCAAAAATCCGAATTTTGCAGGAAAGAAATAGGGTTTTACGCAAAAACATGTAGTCTTATAGGTTAATTTAGAAGAGAACCCCGGTTTTTTACCTGTTTTCTTAGAGTATTATTTATGTTTTCGAAACGTTTTCTCCCCTATTTGCGAGTAATCCTTTCTATCATTATCTCGGTATCTTTTCTATTTTACTGTTCTCCAGAAGATAAAAGCTCGAAATCAAACGATTTGATCGCGTTATCTTTGCTTAATGCAAACAGAGACCAAGTTGCTGAGGCATTGACATCTGCAATGGACCCAGTCTCGGGTTCGATGGAAGGTTTAAGCGGAGAAGGTACCTCAGTTGCTCTCCGAGGAAATCGTATCACTTGGCAGGAAAGGATCAGTTCTTTAGGCCACCGAATTTGGAATAAGGGACCTGATTTCGGTGAATTGGAAGCTTACAATTTTTCGTTCAGTTGTTGGGGCGGCGGGAATTATTCCAGACAAGTTTTTTCCACTGAGACAAATGCTTATGACTTCTTAGATTATATTTTGAATGGGAACGA
This window encodes:
- a CDS encoding DUF2147 domain-containing protein → MKKSLVLFAVLAAFLVGESVFADALPVVGKWKTIDDEDGKEKSVVELYEQGGKIYGKIASLRDPLDKDGKPKVCTKCEGADKDKPVIGLVIIKGLSLDDDEYTGGTIMDPNNGKTYKCKLKATEGGAKLNVRGFIGFSLIGRTQTWLKK
- a CDS encoding M14 family zinc carboxypeptidase is translated as MTGFFRVFLLGFYFYYSAVSCSILRETIPSRPLNDGSISVLLKIDKKAREEFEKITSWEVPYTFIEKDHSYAVIQREKLKSYGFPKEGINIAKGMPFKYYSGNYQDSLSESIFALADIKKGYKDNILNSHYLFWVHKLFPKHSQYKIIGKSARGREIPAILLTDTNIPDEDKISVLFNCAHHSNEVVSVEHCYDVIYELLAHKKKYSEILAKLKIWVVPIVNPDGSRVFWHENISMGRKNGYPGWGQANEKDNPGVDINRNYPFFWGKTKSNQTSSVSNSVFFRGPYAGSEPETQAMMNLAEKERFAASISYHAFANCILVPYTIDGTSNPEPDLVWSLGKRIASSVESKNPNHTFSAKKNIYGVDGVDQDYYFFKYGTLAYLIESSHLNPPYSDVPKIIESLRPAWTMLLEEIADGSKLYFKIKDEHGNPVAANIKYDKLLFYHGEVRTSRKEDGMFFQSFPGIRGIKLKVEKEGYETANWEGTTWRSWRAVDIVLRKKAPAQ
- a CDS encoding DUF2147 domain-containing protein, coding for MKRTGAIFLFALFFVGAFSLSADPAPVTGVWRTFNDAGTKEESTVEIYEKDGKIFGKILSLIEPNDKDGKPSRCTECDGPEKDKPILGMVIIKGLGADGDKWTGGRILDPNDGTWYKCSLKATEGGKKLEVRGYIGFSLIGRSQFWQKK